TGCAATCACAACTGATTGCCTCCAGATCTTGGCTTATGGCAACCAGGAAAGCAAGGTAAGGTGCTGGTCCCTGAATCCAAGTGTGGTGCTGACAGATTGAGTCCCTTCAAGACGTTAAGCGTTTCCCTCCCCTTTACAGCTCATCATCCTAGCCAGCGGAGGTCCGCAGGCGCTCGTCAACATCATGAGGACCTACACATACGAGAAGCTGCTTTGGACCACCAGTCGAGTGCTTAAAGTGCTTTCTGTTTGTTCAAGCAATAAGCCTGCCATTGTTGAAGCAGGTATGTTAAAAATGATATCCATTTTTATTCAGCTTTGGGAGCTTGTTGAAATAAAGAGATGGTGTGAGCTTTCATTTGTGTGTTTTAGGTGGTATGCAGGCACTGGGGCTCCACCTCACAGACCCAAGTCAGCGTCTTGTTCAGAACTGTCTTTGGACCCTAAGAAATCTCTCAGATGCTGCAACAAAGCAGGTTGGTTTGAAGCAGTAATTTCCTGTGCTTTACCTGGAAATGTGACTGCAAAGATTTGAGAAGATTGGAGTTCATATACATGCGTTTTTCCTGTTTCGTTGGAGGAAGTGCTTTTAAAGTGACAGGCTGCAAATGCTAAACGGATTACAGGAGTAACCTGGTTTCAGTGGCAAATGTCTACTGCTAACTACCAGATTGTAGGTTCTATACAAGGACATTTACTAACTTATCAAGTCCATGGACACGGTTTACACTGTTCTGTGCAACAAATCGCAGGTCCAGGCCGAGAACTTGCACCTTATCTAGTACACCGCAAAATCTGCTATTGGGATTCAAGTTTGTTTGTTAATCCAGCCATATGCAAGTATACAGAGGAGCAGAGATCTCGTTCTCCGGGTCTACGGTGCATAACTGAAAGTGAAGCAAACGGTCAATTGTTAGACGCGGCAATGTTCCCTCTTGTTGTAGGAGGGGATGGAAGGCCTCCTTGGCACCCTGGTGCAGCTGCTGGGCTCTGATGACATCAACGTGGTGACGTGTGCCGCCGGCATCCTTTCCAATCTCACCTGCAACAACTACAAGAACAAGATGATGGTGTGCCAGGTGGGGGGGATCGAGGCCTTGGTGCGCACGGTGCTGCGCGCCGGGGACCGGGAGGACATCACGGAGCCCGCCATCTGTGCCCTCCGGCACCTGACGAGCCGACACCAGGACGCCGAGATGGCTCAGAACGCGGTGCGCCTCCACTACGGCCTGCCGGTGGTGGTGAAGCTGCTGCACCCTCCCTCTCACTGGCCGCTGATTAAGGTGTGTCCTCATGAGGTCAGCTGGCCTGTGTGGCTGAAGGCTTCTGTATCTGCCTCTGCTAGAATGTGTGCTGACCCTCCTGTTGCTCCGAGCTCACAGACCTCCCCTCCGCTGTTCGTTTTGTCCAGGCCACGGTGGGGCTGATCCGCAACTTGGCCCTGTGCCCAGCCAACCATGCTCCGCTGCGTGAGCAGGGCGCCATTCCCAGGCTGGTGCAGCTGCTGGTGAGAGCGCACCAAGACACGCAGCGCCGCACCTCCATGGGCGGAACACAGCAGCAGTTCGTGGTAAGTCTGTGCTTCTGAGGATAAGGGAACCCGGCTTCCTTCTCTGGATGGCGATTCCGGAGTGAAATGGGGGTAATGAGTTGGGTGGGTTTCGTGCTTTGAGAGCAGAAGCGAGATTGGGGGGAAAAATGTTTGGGATTTCCGCTTGATAAATGGGGCCTGTTGAATAATGCAGCGGCCTCGGTTTGTCTAGAAGTGACCGAGCTCAAGTATTTCCGTGTTGCAGGAAGGGGTTCGCATGGAAGAAATCGTCGAGGGCTGCACTGGAGCTTTGCACATCCTGGCAAGAGACGTTCACAACCGCATTGTCATCCGGGGGCTCAACACCATTCCACTCTTCGTGCAGGTGAAGCATGCTTTGGTTGGCCTTTCTGCGGAACCGGGCTCCTCCCACGATGCTGGAGCGGTTCCCAATGGAAGTATTCTGTTGCTCCCTGTTTCAGTTGCTGTACTCCCCCATTGAGAACATCCAGAGGGTGGCCGCAGGCGTGCTCTGCGAGCTGGCCCAGGACAAGGAGGCGGCCGAGGCCATCGAGGCGGAGGGGGCCACCGCCCCCCTGACCGAGCTGCTCCACTCCAGGAACGAGGGCGTGGGTGAGCGAGGCTTCCCCGGCGCCTCTCCCCTGTTGGGCTTGGGTTGTGCCAGCTGGCAAGTGCTGTAATTCTGCCCCCTTTGTGTTTCTTGCAGCTACGTACGCCGCGGCGGTCTTGTTCCGCATGTCGGAGGACAAGCCTCAGGACTACAAAAAGCGCCTGTCTGTTGAACTGACGAGCTCTCTGTTCAGGACCGAGCCAATGACCTGGAATGAGGTATTTCATACAACTGTCAAGTTACTCTACAATGATCCTGGCAGTGTGTGCCTGAGGTTGTTTTTTGCCCCCAAAGAGTCCTGTGCTAATTCACAGTTTGGGTAACCTtcactttgaaaatattttaaaactatttcacaGTAAGTTTCAGATCGATTTGAGAGGTTGTGCGTGGTATACGTGTTAACATTTGGTTTCTAGTTAAATCACTGATgtgctttatccaataccaGTCTGTTTTGACATCCTCTGCATCCCTGTTAAGGAAAGCATTCTTAGAGGTTGGatacaatactttttttaattctatattTTGAAACTGCTGCTTTTCTTCTGCCTTTTTTCTTAGTGTTTTTTCTCATTCTAGACTGGAGACCTTGGACTTGACATTGGAGCCCAGGGAGAGCCTCTTGGCTACCGTCAAGATGGTGAGCTTTTTTTCAGCGTCACTTCCCGGATAcagctttgtctcagagagctgGAGTGCACTTCTGAAATAAACTCACTTGTAACTACAGCTGAACAACTGTAGCGTATAAACCTTCACTGCACACCAAGTAAGACTAACTACACCGCATAGCATACGCTTAGAGGGAGAGCCCGTTACTGAGCAAGGGCTCCCCTGTCAGCGTGAAGTGCCATCTTGTGACCTCTAAGAACGTGCCGAAGTAGGTACAGGGGTTTATTTGCGTGTTTTGGGTGTGCTGCTTGTTTTTACGCTTCTAACATCTAATTGTGTGCtttcctcccctcccctccaacCACTTTATTTGCAGACCCTAGCTACCGTTCGTTCCACTCTGGCGGGTACGGGCAGGATGCCATGGGTATGGACCCAATGATGGACCATGACATGGGTGGCCATCACCCTGGCGCTGAGTACCCAGTTGATGGGCTGCCAGACCTGGGGCATGCCCAGGACCTGATTGAGGGCTTGCCCCCAGGTGATAGCAATCAGCTGGCCTGGTTTGATACTGATCTGTAAATTACTACTTTAGGTAAGAGTGAGCCTTTTTCAACAAAGACTTCAATAAAGACTTCATGCCGCCAAGACTAAGGTTTTGTAGTTTCCTGGTGATGTTCTGCATGATAAGTGTGATGGAGGGAGTGTTACTAATCATAAAACAGTGCCTTGCTGAATGTAATGTTTTCTAGACCTGAACAGCagtaagtgattttttttctgacttgtttcttttttggctTTTTTCCACAGCTGTATCGTCTGAATGAACTTGCATTGTGATTTGGCCTGTAGAGTTGCTGAGAGGGCTCGAGGGGTGGGCTAGTATCTCAGAAAGTGCCTGACACTAACAAAAGCTGAGTTTCCTATGGGAACAGTCGaagtaaaactttttttgttctggTCCTTTTTGGTTGAGGAGTAAACTGCAAAAGGATTTTTGGAGCTGGTGCCTAAATGGAGAATGCACAAGAGTGGATCTTAAGATGGAAATTCAAACCCTAGCCTTGcctgtctttttttattactttttatttttttatttttcagtttctgtAATGGTACTGATCTAGCTTGCTTTAAACTAGTCTAGTCATTTTTTGCAGTAATTTGTATTCCTTTTAAGTCTTTCTTGTAGTGTTAAGTTATAGTGGTAATGCTCCATAAGTTTCTAAATTTTATCAAGTAATGGTGTAGAACACTAATCAATTTAATTGTATTCTGAATAAAGTGTAACATTGTGTAGCTTTTGTATAAAACCAGGAATTGGAAATGGTCCAAATACATTCTTTTAAATGCTTACATAAGCAGAGAAACTGTTTCCAGTGTCTAAGGATTGTTCCAAAGGGGTGCATTTGGGTGGGGCCAGAATTTTTGCAATTGAAGGTAGTTTAATGAAAACCGTAAGTTGTTGTAGCCTGCTGTGCTTATTGGAAACATGGTTATGAAATGGCTAAACAATAAAATGGACTTTTATTTCAGTTATGCCTGTCTTCTTTCATAATGTTTCACACAAGTTGCCAACAGTATTGACACTTTTACAATTGCAGGTGGCTCATTTTCCTTGTTGCAGGTTCACGGTGAATGGAAGTGTGTTCCTGGGTGAATTAATAGTGAAAAGGGATGAACTGTAAAAGCTTGTTCTCTGTGACAAATGTGATGTCTGCATTCTCTGAGGGAGCTACCGATTTGTATTTGAGACGGCATATTTATGCTGTGAAGATGAAGTTATCACATCGGGTTTTATCAAATACTGTAAGGTTCTGGCATTCATGCAACTGGGTACTTGATTTTACTTAATTGCTTTGACTTCTAATAAGTATGAAACCTCACACCTCATGGGATGACTAGTCTTAACAACTTCATGGGGAAAAACCCAGattccctacatttgcaggagCGTTCTCTGAATGTATTTAGTGACTTGACACTATCCCAAAACTTCATCCTACCTGTGTAAGCAGAAATGTATACAAAGACCTTACACTGCCTTAAAACTACACAAGTGCCTGTACAGACTTTGATCTAATAAGACCTGCATGCTTTACCCCCAAAAGCAtagcactggaaaaaaaagtttctcaaTCTGGAACACAGGTCATTGTTTTTGGAATCTTTGCTTTATAATTCTACACCACTTAATGTTAACACACCTGAACATGTCTAGGACTTTGGAGTTAATTGGAGTCTCTAGAGTAGTCCCATTGATTAATTGCATTGGAAAAATGGACATTGCTCTCTTGGGCATCTGAGTTGTTTTTTGTAGGAGCAACTGTTTGTGGAACTTGGCAGACAGTAAATGTTCACCAAGTACATGGAATGTAGTTGCACATGGGCAGTTACTGCCAAAAGTGATATCATAGTCTGTTTAAATATCTGGGAGTCTGATTTTAAGTGTTTTGGGATTAAGGACATTTAGATAAGCTGCATATTGCTCATTTTCAAATGTATAGTTTATAGCAAAACATCTGAGTGCTAAATATTAGTCTGCTTTGATGTAAGAGTGAAACcaacacaaaaaagaaagcatttatttttttctgaaagtaatCTTTATTGGAGGCTTGCAGGTAATGaagtccattttattttaaatacaatgacAGTTGTCAGCTATGAACATTTTTTAGCGtgatttaaaaagtattaacaTCCTTTCAATATTATTGCTGAACTATAGCAGTCTGATAAGAGTTTTAAATTTCCAACTAAACTGTTGCATGTCTTGGAACAGTTGCATTTCACTACATTATCTTAGGGAAGATGTACATGACTGAGTTTAGGTTCTGAATGTTGTGAACTAAAGATTGAACTCTGGCTTCCACACTTGGCTCAGGTTTAAGAATTGGACTTAACCTCCAGATGTTTGTAAGTGCCTGACAAGTAATACAAGAAGTGACCAGAAAGGGGGTGTATCACTAGATAATGGCACCTGGTGAAGAGAGCAGGGAAGTTAATTGAATCTGTCACCTGTCCAAGCACACATGTGGCAGCAATCAGAACACAGGTGTTGGTTTAGTTTTAAATGATGGAGAAACCAGTTGGGTGCTCTGCCTCTCCTTTCCACTGCCATGCTTACTGGAGTACTGGGAAATGAAGGCCCAGGAGCCAGAGTCTAGATGACCCTACCAGAAAGTAATGTTTCAACAAATACTTATAAAATTTCTAAAgcacaaaatatataaatccTATTTCTAGTTCAAACATGAATAAGTTAACTGTACAGCATGAATCTTTATTAAAAGATAACTGAAAAACACTACTCAAATCTAGGCCCGAGTCCTGCTTCTTTACATCTGAGCATCAGTGCCCAATGACTTTCAGGATTTCAGTAGCAAGTGCAACAACAGCAGCATCTGCATGGGATCTGAAAAAGAAGCAGTTCAGAAATCACTTTTTCATCCTTTTTGGTcaccattttttatttgcattgccTGTCTACATATAATTGATCAAACTATGACCAACAGTTGCTGTTTATTCAGGATAAGTTAAAGTTTCTTCATCTTTGAAGTATATCATTTAATAGTTAATAAATGCCTAAGCATTACATGAGACCAGTTATAGCATTTAGGATCTCTGAATAAAAGATACAAATCATTGGGTAAATTACAAGCAGCTACAGTCTATTTCTTTGAACCGTCATTCAGTGAGAATTCAGGTGAGCCTTGCTTTTCTGGGGAAAAGGGGGGTGGATAATACACACTAAACAAAGCTTTAAGTGAAAAGTTTGCACAAAGAATTTTGCTGCAGCTTTGCCAAAACTTTACACAGTTGAAGCTTTGCCAGTATGTTCTTCTGTTACAGACTTCACAGCTGAACTTCAAAGGGACTGCTCTCtcattttagagaaaaaaaactccaaATTGGGCTCTAGGCTGATAGCTGCTCAACAATACACCAGTATCCGGCCATAAGAGAAATTACAGCTCTAGGAATCTTTCATCATGCGGCCCTGCTGTGGCCTCCCACATCAATGGATCAAAGTGAACCttgataataataacaacaaatacAATCCCGAGAGGCACAGAGAGGGGAGTTCCAGGCTCAGTCGGGTATCGCCAGGGAGGCTAGAAACATGAGATGCTTGTTGTGAATGGAATGTGATCACAGGAGAGGGTGAGTCTGTAAGATTTGAAAGACTCAAAATAGCTTTTCAGGGGGCCTCAGGAAACTCACCTGGCAGCCTGGGACATTTTTTGGAGAGTGTGGACAAGATCAGCCCCCTCCTTAAGGCACTGCAAGTGTTTCTCGTTTGAAGTGAtctggaagagaaaaaaaaagttgagatGCTtttagcaaaatgtattttgacaCAAGCACTTTCATGCAAGCACTTTTCATTGTTTATATTGTTCATCTTTGAATATCTGGACTTTCCAAAAGCCATTGACAAGGTACCTCTTATGCAAATACACACAGAGGTAGAACCAGCAGGTTATCTGCCGTCGATATTAAAGAGGTGTCGTCTGTATTAGGTGGTGAGGCAGAAGGAATGGCAAACAGCCTGGGTGTAGGGTGTCACAAGGACAATGCAAGGTGATAAGCAGCAGAAATTATTCTGAAAGGATTAGACATGGGGAAGAAACGTTTTAAAACGTAAACTTTGCACTGACACAAGCAAACACTCTCTCCTGAGAATAATGCATGGACTGAATGACTAAATCACACTTTAAAACTGAAACACTGGAATCATTCTAATTTAAACTCAATACTGAGTAATAGTGCAAAGGAAAACAGCTCTGAATGGCCTGATTTCATTACAGATTAAGCTGTCTTCAACTCTATTATTCCctcatcctgttttttttattttaatattatctgAGATATCTGGGATGCTATTGAGAAACAACAGGGCACTGTCGCACAGCGGCCTGAGAAGGCCGAAGTAGGTCTCTTCTATAAAAGCCTGGCTCAGCTGCAGAGCACTCAAGTGATGTaagtgcagtttatttacagtgttCTCCATTCCCCACACAAGAAAAGGAACTCcccaaaaaggaacaaaaataatCGTTCAAATAAAGACAAATCCTCCTGCAATTACTCTTACTGCCTTCTCTCTGCTTTTGGTCACAACTACCTGACTCACCAACTGACCGATTATTAGGCTGAGGAGCTGGCCTATATACCCACCCCTTtggaacaaaccatttcttCTTTACATAACCTTAATTCACAAATTATAAATCCATAATACATCCATTTGATTTCCTACAAAAGAACAGCATCAAATGTATCTCAATAACACACAgcatacatttcattttatcCCAGGTCAAAGAAACATCAATACAAACAATAACTTTCCCCCCCTCTTCACGTGCGTGTGGTTTTAACCATCTCCATAAATACAGCTTTAGAACTGGGGTTAGGTTTGGCCTTCCAGGGCCACCATAGGATGACTCACCCCAGGAGGACCAACACCCTTGGTACTATGAGATCCAGTAGGGGACCCCTTTGTTCTGGGAGCCTGGCTGCTTGGTTTCGTCCCGACATTCCTTTGTCTTGGAGTTCACACGAAGGGATTCTGGCCTTTCCAAAAGCACTGGTGTTGAATTGTAAGATTCACACATTCTTAGAAGACTTTTTGTCCCCGTGTGTGGTTATGGAAACAATTGTAAGAACTAGACTAGAGGATCACCTAGAAGGTAATagtcaaaacatttatttataaaaaggtATGTTTTGACCAACCAACTTATTACAGTTCTTTGAACAAGTAACAACAGGCATATAGGGCATATAATATTTGgattttcagaaagcttttgatCAAGTATCTCGTAAACAATTCTCAAATTGCAGGTTGTAGGCAAAATGTGGGGAAATGCAATGTTTGGATTGAGATTTGGTTATTAAATAGAAAACGGGGTGTAGATATGGGGTCAAACTGGAGAGCCTGCGCACCAGAGTCATGAAGATCAGCATCACTGCTCTTCAGAATTCATATCAGTGATCCTCACGTTGTAATTATTGCCCAAAAGCAGAGAGAAGGGTAGAACAGCTTACAGAGGGCCAGGGCGACGAGGGcaagagctggggtgtggggtggGACAGAAAGAAGAGACGAGCTGAGAATGGCTGGGGGCAGTTTACAGGAGGTGTCGAATCGCAGCAATCTGCAAATGAATGGGAAGACTGAAAGCAGACTGAATCACTGGGCGGGGGCTCGTCACTCCATGGCCAAACAGCACACAGAGATTGCTGGTCTCGCGATTTGCAAAAGAGCACAGCGAGACGGAGAAACGCCGAGAAGCCTTGATGAGAAACGGGTATTTTATCTGGAGGTCAAAGATGGGTAGTCTGTTGCACGGATTCAGACTGGGGCTGTCTGACACCTTTACTGTTTTTTCAGTGAGTTGATTTGGTATGAGATTTGGATCACATTTCTTTGCCTTGCAAAAGCATGTTTCTATTTAATGATGAAACAAACATTCATCGGAAGTCAACAGTGTACCAGCCGTGGTGATTTACCAGAATGGTCCTGCCCTGGTTTGTCAAGCTTTCCTCTTCTTTCCAATGACAAATCTGTATCCAAACGCACGACAGACACAACAGCGCTGGAGTGATTCTGCCACAGATGTCAACTGTAAAAAGAAAGCTGCACTAGGGCTCCGTGGCTCTAAACAGATCTGAACTCAACCTGCTATTCACGGCAGTTTAGCTTATTATAAGACTTCAACGAGATAAGGAGGGACATGCATTACAATTCACGGTCAGGGGCAGAAAGAGTTTCTCCGTCGTGCACCAGTGAGTTTTCTCCAGGAACCTGTGAGATTTCATTTCAATTACCTGTGCTAGATGTGGCTCTAAGGCAAGGAGAGTGACTCTGAGTCCCTGCTAGAAGTTTATGAATTCACTAATAGATGTTCGCTGCTATTGAAAATGACACCTCGACAGGCTTCCGTTCCGCAGCTGTGCTGCACTGCTGTTGCCAGGCAACCGGGATATGAGATCAGGACGGCTCTTTAGCTAATTAACGTGACTAAAACAAGAAGATTTATACTCGGCACGGCATGCTCAGATTCAAGACTACACTCTGGAATCAGAGGAAAGTCtaaaaaaagatacaagaaTCTGTAAGTAATGCCATCATTTTGAAACGTACAGTAAAAGCTGAATGCCAGTAAGTTTAGTTAATGCACACTTTCTGTACAGCAGCAATCATGCGAAATTTCAATCGACGACCACACACACTAATATCCCTGGAAGAAAACTGATTATCCCACAAAATGTCAACACGTCTTTTTTaactggaaaagaaaatgaggactcttggaaaaatgtcacaCGTCACACACAAAAATCTACTTCACCAGCATCAGCAGAAATGGCAAAGATTTCCAGAGCTCTTACTGTATTTCATCATGACGTGTCTGTGTTTGCTACAACGGACACAGGCAGCAGTTGGGTCATGAGGACACTCAAGAGCAACACAAGCGTGCTTGGAAACTGCAGCACAGAAGGAGTgaggctctctctctcccagcaaGGCTTGTGCACAGGTAGGACAAGAAACTGGTCCACTGGTGGCCCAGTAAACTGTCAT
This is a stretch of genomic DNA from Lepisosteus oculatus isolate fLepOcu1 chromosome 10, fLepOcu1.hap2, whole genome shotgun sequence. It encodes these proteins:
- the ctnnb1 gene encoding catenin beta-1 isoform X1 → MATQADLMELDMAMEPDRKAAVSHWQQQSYLDSGIHSGATTTAPSLSGKGNPEDDDVDNQVLYEWETGFSQSFTQDQVADIDGQYAMTRAQRVRAAMFPETLDEGMQIPSTQFDGAHPTNVQRLAEPSQMLKHAVVNLINYQDDAELATRAIPELTKLLNDEDQVVVNKAAVMVHQLSKKEASRHAIMRSPQMVSAIVRTMQNTNDVETARCTAGTLHNLSHHREGLLAIFKSGGIPALVKMLGSPVDSVLFYAITTLHNLLLHQEGAKMAVRLAGGLQKMVALLNKTNVKFLAITTDCLQILAYGNQESKLIILASGGPQALVNIMRTYTYEKLLWTTSRVLKVLSVCSSNKPAIVEAGGMQALGLHLTDPSQRLVQNCLWTLRNLSDAATKQEGMEGLLGTLVQLLGSDDINVVTCAAGILSNLTCNNYKNKMMVCQVGGIEALVRTVLRAGDREDITEPAICALRHLTSRHQDAEMAQNAVRLHYGLPVVVKLLHPPSHWPLIKATVGLIRNLALCPANHAPLREQGAIPRLVQLLVRAHQDTQRRTSMGGTQQQFVEGVRMEEIVEGCTGALHILARDVHNRIVIRGLNTIPLFVQLLYSPIENIQRVAAGVLCELAQDKEAAEAIEAEGATAPLTELLHSRNEGVATYAAAVLFRMSEDKPQDYKKRLSVELTSSLFRTEPMTWNETGDLGLDIGAQGEPLGYRQDDPSYRSFHSGGYGQDAMGMDPMMDHDMGGHHPGAEYPVDGLPDLGHAQDLIEGLPPGDSNQLAWFDTDL
- the ctnnb1 gene encoding catenin beta-1 isoform X2, giving the protein MATQADLMELDMAMEPDRKAAVSHWQQQSYLDSGIHSGATTTAPSLSGKGNPEDDDVDNQVLYEWETGFSQSFTQDQVADIDGQYAMTRAQRVRAAMFPETLDEGMQIPSTQFDGAHPTNVQRLAEPSQMLKHAVVNLINYQDDAELATRAIPELTKLLNDEDQVVVNKAAVMVHQLSKKEASRHAIMRSPQMVSAIVRTMQNTNDVETARCTAGTLHNLSHHREGLLAIFKSGGIPALVKMLGSPVDSVLFYAITTLHNLLLHQEGAKMAVRLAGGLQKMVALLNKTNVKFLAITTDCLQILAYGNQESKLIILASGGPQALVNIMRTYTYEKLLWTTSRVLKVLSVCSSNKPAIVEAGGMQALGLHLTDPSQRLVQNCLWTLRNLSDAATKQEGMEGLLGTLVQLLGSDDINVVTCAAGILSNLTCNNYKNKMMVCQVGGIEALVRTVLRAGDREDITEPAICALRHLTSRHQDAEMAQNAVRLHYGLPVVVKLLHPPSHWPLIKATVGLIRNLALCPANHAPLREQGAIPRLVQLLVRAHQDTQRRTSMGGTQQQFVEGVRMEEIVEGCTGALHILARDVHNRIVIRGLNTIPLFVQLLYSPIENIQRVAAGVLCELAQDKEAAEAIEAEGATAPLTELLHSRNEGVATYAAAVLFRMSEDKPQDYKKRLSVELTSSLFRTEPMTWNETGDLGLDIGAQGEPLGYRQDAVSSE